A window of the Fusarium fujikuroi IMI 58289 draft genome, chromosome FFUJ_chr09 genome harbors these coding sequences:
- a CDS encoding probable cytochrome P450 51 (eburicol 14 alpha-demethylase), whose amino-acid sequence MFPLLYYPLWAFVSCLVIITVNVLYQKLPRNANEPPLVFHWFPFFGNAVAYGLDPYGFFMKCREKHGDVFTFILFGRKVVACLGVDGNDFVLNSRLQDANAEEIYGPLTTPVFGSDVVYDCPNSKLMEQKKFVKFGLTQKALESHVQLIEREVLEYIQAVPSFSGMSGTVDVSKAMAEITIFTAARSLQGEEVRRKLTAEFADLYHDLDQGFTPVNFLFPWLPLPRNRRRDAAHAKMRETYMDIINERRKGGGDLEKGTDMIANLMNCEYKNGQAIPDKEIAHMMITLLMAGQHSSSSASSWIILHLASSPDIAEELYLEQLINLGAGGVLPPLRYSDLDKLPLLQNVVKETLRVHSSIHSIMRKVKRPMQALGSPYTITTDKVLLAAPIVTALSEEYFTDAQRWNPHRWDNKPQEEAMTDEMIDYGYGAVSKGTKSPYLPFGAGRHRCIGEKFTYVNLGVIVATLVRNFRLSTLDGKPGVPATDYTSLFSRPAQPAYIKWQRRKA is encoded by the exons ATGTTTCCACTCCTCTACTACCCTCTATGGGCCTTTGTTTCCTGTCTGGTTATCATCACTGTCAACGTCTTATACCAGAAGCTCCCTCGAAATGCCAACGAACCTCCATTAGTGTTCCACTGGTTCCCGTTCTTTGGTAATGCTGTTGCTTATGGACTCGACCCTTATGGCTTCTTTATGAAATGCCGAGAAAAG CACGGCGATGTCTTCACCTTTATCCTCTTCGGCCGAAAAGTCGTTGCctgtcttggtgttgatggcaaTGACTTTGTTCTCAACAGTCGACTTCAAGACGCAAACGCCGAAGAAATATATGGTCCATTGACAACGCCTGTCTTTGGTAGCGATGTCGTATACGATTGCCCAAACTCGAAGCTCATGGAGCAAAAGAAGTTTGTCAAGTTTGGTCTTACCCAGAAGGCTCTTGAGTCCCATGTTCAGTTGATTGAACGAGAAGTGCTGGAGTACATCCAAGCTGTACCGTCGTTTTCTGGAATGTCTGGCACAGTTGATGTATCCAAAGCAATGGCTGagatcaccatcttcactgCTGCCCGGTCTCTGCAAGGCGAGGAAGTTCGACGGAAGCTTACCGCCGAGTTTGCCGATCTGTATCATGACCTCGATCAAGGCTTTACCCCTGTGAATTTCCTGTTCCCTTGGCTCCCGTTGCCTCGTAATCGACGCCGAGACGCTGCCCACGCAAAGATGCGAGAAACATACATGGACATTATCAACGAACGAAGAAAAGGCGGAGGAGACTTGGAGAAAGGAACTGACATGATCGCCAACCTGATGAATTGCGAGTACAAAAACGGGCAGGCGATTCCAGACAAAGAGATCGCCCACATGATGATCACTCTTCTCATGGCCGGACAACActcttcgtcgtctgctAGTTCTTGGATCATACTTCATCTGGCTTCATCCCCTGACATTGCTGAGGAACTCTACCTAGAGCAACTCATCAACTTGGGTGCTGGTGGCGTTCTCCCACCTCTCCGATACTCAGACCTCGACAAGCTTCCACTTCTCCAGAATGTCGTCAAAGAAACACTCCGTGTTCATTCTTCCATTCACTCCATCATGCGAAAGGTTAAGAGACCTATGCAAGCACTCGGATCCCCTTacaccatcaccacagaCAAGGTCCTCCTCGCTGCGCCGATTGTCACAGCGTTGAGTGAAGAATACTTCACAGATGCCCAGAGGTGGAATCCTCATCGATGGGACAACAAGCCCCAGGAGGAGGCTATGACGGACGAGATGATTGACTACGGCTACGGTGCTGTATCTAAAGGAACCAAGAGCCCATATTTACCCTTTGGCGCTGGTCGACATCGATGTATCGGAGAGAAGTTTACTTATGTTAACTTGGGCGTTATTGTCGCGACCCTGGTGCGCAACTTCAGACTGTCGACTCTTGATGGCAAGCCTGGTGTCCCGGCAACTGACTAcacttctctcttctcaagaccagCCCAGCCTGCGTACATAAAATGGCAACGCAGGAAGGCTTGA